One segment of Niabella beijingensis DNA contains the following:
- a CDS encoding DUF1440 domain-containing protein, with translation MKKKISIIIKAGLLAGTLDILSAFLHYYVATGKDPLFILKYITSAVLGPEAFSGGTEMYAAGLLLHYFVAFSFTVFFFWLYPQLKILQRNCLATAVFYGLFIWIIMNLIVVPLSRIGKFPANVSGMLINAAILIIAIGIPLSFIVSRYYRKNDPAAISRERNSQ, from the coding sequence ATGAAAAAGAAGATTTCCATAATCATAAAAGCCGGGCTCCTGGCTGGAACCCTGGATATCCTTTCCGCCTTTCTGCATTATTATGTTGCAACTGGCAAGGATCCGTTATTTATCCTTAAATATATCACCAGTGCGGTACTGGGGCCGGAGGCGTTTTCGGGAGGCACTGAAATGTACGCGGCCGGGTTGCTGCTCCATTATTTCGTAGCATTCAGCTTTACTGTATTTTTCTTCTGGCTGTACCCGCAGTTGAAAATACTGCAGCGCAACTGCCTTGCCACTGCTGTTTTTTATGGGCTGTTTATCTGGATCATCATGAATCTTATCGTAGTACCCTTGTCGCGGATCGGGAAGTTCCCGGCCAATGTTTCGGGGATGCTCATTAACGCAGCAATACTGATCATTGCCATCGGCATCCCCCTTTCTTTTATCGTCAGCCGTTATTACCGGAAGAACGATCCTGCCGCTATTTCACGGGAAAGAAACAGTCAATAA
- a CDS encoding DinB family protein, with protein sequence MKRSEYCTAQYGWIKNSREVLLTYLEALKPGELEREFPSFSNGGSIRNLLVHIANVYQHWVGIIALHKEISYAAYGDFKSIDAIRSLYYSIDELITELLKKETLTAHNIPFSLNNVQRTTSFFQIFSHATTHEFHHKGQVLTISRLMGYTPADTDIIH encoded by the coding sequence ATGAAACGGAGCGAATACTGCACGGCACAATACGGCTGGATAAAAAATTCCCGGGAGGTATTACTGACCTACCTGGAAGCCCTGAAACCCGGTGAACTGGAACGCGAATTCCCTTCTTTCAGCAATGGAGGCAGCATCCGTAATTTGCTGGTGCATATTGCCAATGTATACCAGCATTGGGTGGGTATCATTGCACTGCATAAAGAAATATCTTATGCCGCATACGGGGATTTTAAAAGTATTGATGCGATCCGCTCCCTTTATTACTCCATCGACGAACTGATCACCGAACTTTTAAAGAAGGAAACGCTGACGGCACATAACATTCCTTTTTCATTAAATAACGTACAGCGCACTACCTCCTTTTTCCAGATCTTCAGCCATGCAACCACGCATGAATTCCATCACAAGGGGCAGGTCCTTACCATCAGCCGGCTGATGGGATACACTCCTGCAGATACCGACATCATTCATTAA
- a CDS encoding helix-turn-helix transcriptional regulator — MHNNLPENEKALGIIKTKGPQTLLDLAAAMEITVEGARFHLLKLAKEGLVTATTESKGRGRPQQIWALTDLGHARFPDMHAELTVKLIETIRSTLGQQALDKIIAANGKTGLERYMKELEGQAGLKERLKGLAAIRTREGYMADFKKEGEGYLLVENHCPICAAAASCQGFCAAELKTFKAVLGKTAEVERVDHILKGARRCAYKITPVE, encoded by the coding sequence ATGCATAATAATCTCCCTGAAAATGAGAAAGCACTGGGCATCATAAAGACCAAAGGGCCACAGACCCTGCTGGACCTAGCCGCTGCAATGGAGATCACTGTAGAAGGCGCCCGGTTTCATTTGCTGAAGCTGGCAAAAGAAGGACTGGTGACCGCCACCACAGAATCAAAAGGACGGGGCCGTCCGCAACAGATATGGGCACTGACAGATCTGGGGCATGCGCGTTTTCCGGATATGCATGCAGAATTAACTGTGAAACTGATCGAAACGATCCGCAGCACGCTCGGGCAACAGGCACTGGATAAGATCATTGCGGCCAACGGAAAGACCGGACTGGAGCGATATATGAAAGAACTGGAGGGACAGGCCGGTTTGAAAGAACGGTTGAAAGGACTGGCCGCCATCAGGACCCGGGAAGGATATATGGCCGATTTTAAAAAGGAGGGAGAGGGTTACCTGCTGGTGGAGAATCATTGCCCGATCTGTGCTGCGGCAGCCAGCTGCCAGGGATTCTGTGCGGCGGAGCTCAAAACGTTTAAAGCGGTATTGGGCAAAACGGCTGAAGTGGAACGTGTGGATCATATTTTAAAGGGTGCCCGGCGCTGTGCCTATAAAATAACCCCGGTGGAATAA
- a CDS encoding DUF2480 family protein translates to MQDRGGIQNKVVQSGIAGLTLTDYAPGDRFADFDITPYLFHGLVLKEKEFRAAMESIDWTQYAESCVSVYCSSDAILPQWAFMLLSVKLRPFAKSIIFGSTEIHRKKCWVENIDAADFSHLEGKKVTLRADIKVPEEVYMKATEKLMPLVATLMYGEPGLPKVIYKSYKPTTGTIS, encoded by the coding sequence ATGCAGGACCGGGGCGGCATACAAAATAAAGTGGTACAGTCCGGTATCGCAGGACTTACCCTGACGGATTATGCACCGGGCGACCGGTTTGCGGATTTTGATATCACACCGTATCTCTTCCACGGGCTGGTGTTAAAGGAAAAGGAATTCAGGGCGGCAATGGAATCGATCGACTGGACACAATATGCGGAAAGCTGTGTATCTGTTTATTGTTCGTCTGATGCCATACTGCCGCAGTGGGCATTCATGCTGCTGTCTGTAAAGCTCCGGCCATTCGCAAAAAGCATTATATTTGGCAGCACAGAGATCCATAGAAAAAAATGCTGGGTCGAAAATATTGATGCTGCGGATTTCAGTCACCTGGAAGGGAAAAAAGTAACCCTCCGCGCTGACATAAAAGTTCCGGAGGAGGTGTACATGAAAGCTACAGAGAAATTAATGCCATTGGTGGCCACCCTTATGTATGGCGAACCGGGGCTGCCAAAAGTTATTTATAAGTCGTACAAACCAACAACAGGAACCATATCATGA
- a CDS encoding NADPH-dependent FMN reductase — MNILVLNGSLDQREGSTPAKLAAYLKQHLEAQEAQVTVFNLVESGIPLFDYTLQKVPNGVQVMLNLFRNADAHIWLTPLYHGSMTGVMKNCLDWLELSSKEERPYLIDKLIGLICWADGGQAVQGINAMDAVAKSLRAWPVPFSVPIVRNALFTAPDYQEITQEYKNKINLLTNIITSKRVVTI; from the coding sequence ATGAATATATTAGTACTAAACGGATCATTGGATCAGCGCGAAGGATCAACACCGGCAAAACTTGCTGCCTATCTCAAACAACACCTGGAAGCACAGGAAGCCCAGGTTACTGTATTCAATCTGGTGGAATCGGGTATTCCGCTGTTTGACTATACATTACAGAAAGTGCCCAACGGCGTTCAGGTAATGCTCAATCTCTTCAGAAATGCTGATGCCCATATCTGGCTGACCCCACTATACCACGGCAGTATGACGGGTGTGATGAAAAATTGCCTCGACTGGCTGGAGCTCAGTTCTAAAGAAGAGCGTCCCTATCTGATCGATAAACTCATCGGACTGATTTGCTGGGCGGACGGAGGACAGGCTGTGCAGGGCATCAATGCGATGGACGCCGTGGCCAAATCGCTGCGTGCCTGGCCCGTACCTTTTAGCGTTCCGATCGTCCGTAATGCGTTATTTACTGCTCCGGACTATCAGGAGATCACCCAGGAATATAAAAACAAGATCAACCTGCTTACCAATATCATTACTTCCAAACGCGTGGTGACCATTTAG
- a CDS encoding DNA-3-methyladenine glycosylase family protein, which translates to MIHSFSEKTFKRICNQLAKKDVHLAEVLKTYGHPPMWTRTNSFESLVHIILEQQVSLASALAALKKLQAHTGQLIPEAVLKLTDAELRACYVSRQKAVYIRGLAEAIISGKIDLDGMHRLPDVVIREKLTTLKGIGNWTVDVYLMFVLQRADIFPAGDLAAVNALKRLKTLPKDTSKEELIAVAEKWAPHRTVATMILWHHYLSAGRKKQPEAGSNQP; encoded by the coding sequence ATGATCCATTCCTTTTCTGAAAAAACATTCAAACGCATCTGCAATCAGCTTGCAAAAAAAGATGTACACCTGGCAGAGGTATTGAAAACATACGGGCACCCGCCGATGTGGACGCGGACAAATAGTTTTGAATCCCTGGTGCATATCATCCTGGAGCAACAGGTGTCGCTGGCCTCTGCCCTGGCGGCGTTGAAAAAATTACAGGCACATACGGGACAATTGATACCGGAAGCGGTTTTAAAACTGACCGATGCAGAGCTGCGGGCCTGTTATGTAAGCCGGCAAAAAGCAGTATACATCCGCGGACTGGCCGAAGCGATCATCAGCGGAAAAATTGATCTTGACGGAATGCACCGGTTGCCCGATGTGGTGATCCGGGAAAAGCTGACAACTTTAAAAGGGATCGGCAACTGGACGGTTGATGTATACCTCATGTTTGTATTGCAGCGTGCCGATATATTCCCGGCCGGTGATCTTGCTGCAGTAAATGCACTGAAGCGGCTAAAGACATTGCCTAAGGATACATCAAAAGAAGAACTGATCGCCGTCGCGGAAAAATGGGCGCCGCACCGCACTGTTGCTACCATGATCCTGTGGCATCATTATCTGTCTGCGGGAAGAAAGAAGCAGCCGGAAGCTGGCAGCAATCAGCCCTGA
- a CDS encoding methylated-DNA--[protein]-cysteine S-methyltransferase: MEQYFYKEVASPTGPLRLIATAAHLVGVQWRTGEKYVSGEQFVKEELHPLLLETERQLDDYFSGKRKLFELPVMLTGSDFQKKVWELLADIPFGKTISYGEMARRIGDIKTVRAVGGALNKNPVPIIIPCHRVIGADGKMIGFGGGVQRKTYLLNLENPKPQLDLWT; the protein is encoded by the coding sequence ATGGAACAATATTTTTATAAAGAAGTAGCATCGCCCACGGGGCCGTTACGCCTGATCGCAACAGCAGCACACCTGGTAGGGGTACAGTGGCGTACCGGTGAAAAATATGTGAGTGGGGAGCAGTTTGTTAAGGAAGAACTGCACCCGTTGTTATTGGAAACAGAGCGTCAACTGGATGATTATTTTTCAGGAAAACGAAAACTGTTTGAGTTGCCGGTAATGCTTACCGGTAGTGATTTTCAGAAAAAAGTATGGGAGCTGCTGGCGGATATCCCCTTTGGAAAAACGATCAGCTATGGTGAAATGGCCCGGAGGATAGGTGATATAAAAACCGTTCGTGCTGTGGGCGGCGCACTGAATAAAAATCCCGTGCCGATCATTATTCCCTGTCACCGGGTGATTGGCGCCGACGGAAAGATGATCGGCTTTGGCGGCGGCGTGCAGCGAAAAACGTATTTACTGAATCTTGAAAACCCAAAACCACAGCTTGATCTGTGGACATGA
- a CDS encoding GNAT family N-acetyltransferase, with amino-acid sequence MQNIQFIKLRPTDALPFRLLLLADETIEAIEKYIYEAEVYILADQQQTIGVAALYRHSADEMEIKNIAIASPYQKKGIGSFFITQIIRLAKELGYKTLIVGTAATGHQQLRFYERNGFRKYARRKNFFINNYPQPIYENGIRLKDMILLKQEL; translated from the coding sequence ATGCAAAATATTCAATTCATAAAACTCCGGCCGACCGATGCGCTCCCGTTCCGTTTACTATTACTGGCGGATGAAACCATCGAAGCCATTGAAAAATATATCTATGAGGCGGAAGTTTATATACTGGCAGATCAGCAGCAGACCATTGGTGTAGCAGCCTTATACCGGCACTCAGCGGATGAAATGGAAATAAAAAATATCGCTATAGCTTCCCCGTATCAGAAAAAAGGCATTGGATCATTTTTTATTACACAGATCATTCGTCTTGCAAAAGAGCTGGGATACAAGACCCTTATAGTTGGAACAGCAGCTACCGGACACCAGCAGCTCCGTTTTTATGAGCGTAACGGATTCCGGAAATACGCGCGGCGAAAGAACTTTTTTATCAACAACTATCCGCAACCGATTTATGAGAACGGCATCCGCTTAAAGGATATGATACTCCTGAAACAAGAACTATGA
- a CDS encoding GNAT family N-acetyltransferase, producing METILIRNYQPQDLEAITELTSQLGYPTTTDEMKSRMEHISGRDDCRTLVAVKAHSVVGYAGMVKGFYWEKNGSFLRIQALVVHHHHRKAGIGRKLIEAAILHATTIKAGAVLLNSGNRPERKEAHQFYPKLGFEATSTGYVKKINT from the coding sequence ATGGAAACGATCCTTATCAGAAACTACCAACCGCAGGACCTGGAAGCGATTACAGAACTCACCAGCCAGCTGGGCTATCCCACCACAACAGATGAAATGAAAAGCCGGATGGAACATATTTCCGGGCGCGATGACTGCCGCACCCTGGTAGCCGTTAAAGCCCACAGTGTGGTGGGCTATGCCGGCATGGTAAAGGGTTTCTATTGGGAAAAGAACGGCTCCTTTTTAAGGATACAGGCCCTGGTAGTACATCATCATCACCGGAAAGCCGGCATCGGGCGGAAGTTGATTGAGGCCGCAATACTTCATGCAACAACAATTAAAGCTGGTGCCGTATTATTAAATTCCGGCAACCGGCCGGAACGGAAAGAAGCCCATCAGTTCTATCCGAAACTGGGATTTGAAGCAACATCAACCGGCTATGTAAAAAAAATAAACACATAA
- a CDS encoding DUF3347 domain-containing protein → MQLLKNMSLALLMGLAATFSYAHGQIKHSKTTTVSIQGSTESCKAMIEKAGTQKKLSRLTWDAATQKAALVYNSHATSKDAVLKRVALAGFDNEGYNAPEETYRTLPATCWYKGAPEAMQPHAAHSETQQNDPSARSAEATAASALEPLYKAYFSINSALVQSDSKTVAQKAGELNGLVKAVKMGALNNDEHEVWMSVMNDLQKQAAALQSAGSIEKQRAAFAPLSGTVYKLIKASKLPYKVYYNHCPMYKGGANWLSNEQGIKNPYYGSKMMTCGSTRETLQ, encoded by the coding sequence ATGCAATTATTAAAAAACATGTCCCTGGCCCTGCTGATGGGTCTTGCGGCCACATTCTCCTACGCGCACGGACAAATAAAGCATTCAAAAACAACAACGGTATCCATCCAGGGCAGTACGGAATCCTGCAAAGCGATGATCGAAAAAGCGGGAACACAGAAAAAGCTGTCCCGCTTAACATGGGATGCCGCTACGCAAAAAGCGGCATTGGTCTATAACAGTCATGCCACGTCAAAAGACGCTGTCCTAAAACGGGTAGCACTTGCAGGGTTTGACAATGAGGGTTACAATGCACCGGAGGAAACCTATCGCACACTACCCGCAACCTGCTGGTACAAGGGTGCACCGGAAGCCATGCAACCACATGCGGCCCATTCGGAAACACAGCAGAACGATCCTTCCGCAAGATCCGCTGAAGCAACCGCTGCATCTGCATTAGAACCTTTGTACAAAGCCTATTTCAGCATTAATAGTGCCCTGGTACAATCAGATAGCAAAACGGTTGCTCAAAAAGCCGGTGAGCTGAACGGGCTGGTAAAAGCCGTAAAGATGGGTGCGTTGAACAATGATGAACACGAGGTATGGATGAGCGTTATGAACGACCTGCAGAAACAGGCAGCAGCGCTTCAATCTGCCGGCAGCATTGAAAAACAGCGTGCCGCCTTTGCCCCGCTTTCCGGGACGGTCTATAAACTGATAAAGGCCTCCAAACTGCCTTATAAAGTTTACTACAATCATTGCCCGATGTACAAAGGTGGTGCCAACTGGCTCAGTAATGAGCAGGGGATCAAAAATCCTTACTATGGCTCAAAGATGATGACCTGCGGCTCCACCAGGGAAACGCTTCAGTAA
- a CDS encoding DUF3347 domain-containing protein, which translates to MKQLFLWGWIVIALAACNAPGSTNSGTAADSVNQKAATTPQDTAAKQAFSADGILNAYFALGTALFEEQPAGITDAATMLGEKLKVRHTSALPAAQQKEIQEIIEASVENAEHIAASRDKPGHQREHFQLLSDDLYDLVKTAGTGKVIYKFVCPASKDKKETSWLSDQQLVKNPYTGAAHTDCGNITETIK; encoded by the coding sequence ATGAAACAGTTATTTCTATGGGGATGGATCGTTATAGCCCTTGCGGCCTGCAATGCCCCCGGCAGCACGAACAGCGGAACAGCGGCTGACTCCGTCAATCAAAAGGCAGCAACAACCCCGCAGGACACCGCTGCAAAACAGGCTTTTTCCGCAGACGGGATCCTGAACGCCTATTTTGCACTGGGAACAGCCCTCTTTGAGGAGCAGCCGGCCGGCATTACCGATGCCGCGACAATGCTCGGGGAAAAGTTAAAGGTCCGGCATACAAGCGCACTTCCGGCGGCGCAGCAAAAGGAAATACAGGAGATCATTGAAGCCTCGGTGGAAAATGCGGAACACATTGCCGCAAGCAGGGACAAACCCGGTCACCAGCGGGAGCACTTTCAATTATTAAGCGATGACCTGTACGACCTGGTCAAAACAGCCGGTACTGGAAAGGTCATTTACAAATTCGTATGTCCGGCATCAAAAGACAAAAAAGAAACATCCTGGCTCAGCGATCAGCAACTGGTAAAAAATCCTTACACAGGAGCAGCCCACACTGATTGCGGCAACATCACAGAAACAATAAAATAA
- a CDS encoding heme-binding domain-containing protein, which produces MKPFRIVVGIVLLLVIGAQFVPRAPENRAAATAGSFAERFHPPAAVLQVLTAACFDCHSNNTRYPWYARLQPVNAFLARHIKKGKKKLNFDEVAQYGLRKQRTQFNGIINALSDGTMPLPSYRMIHGTLNAGEKQVLIRYFTDLKDRIGKKTGISQPAG; this is translated from the coding sequence ATGAAACCGTTCCGTATCGTGGTCGGCATCGTATTGCTGCTGGTGATTGGAGCGCAATTTGTTCCGCGGGCACCGGAGAACAGGGCAGCGGCAACAGCAGGCAGCTTTGCGGAACGCTTCCATCCTCCGGCAGCAGTACTGCAGGTATTAACAGCCGCCTGCTTCGATTGCCACAGCAACAACACCCGCTATCCCTGGTATGCCAGGCTTCAGCCGGTAAACGCGTTTTTGGCCCGGCACATCAAAAAGGGAAAGAAAAAGCTGAACTTTGATGAAGTGGCACAGTATGGCCTCCGAAAGCAACGCACGCAATTCAACGGCATCATAAATGCACTAAGCGATGGAACAATGCCGCTGCCTTCCTACAGAATGATACACGGTACGCTCAATGCCGGGGAAAAACAGGTGCTGATCCGCTATTTTACCGACCTCAAAGACCGTATCGGGAAAAAGACAGGCATCAGCCAACCCGCCGGATAA
- a CDS encoding multicopper oxidase domain-containing protein: MKQQLKIAGFFLLLTMAVLHTAAQRVKRYDLYVTDTMVNYSGKHKMAIAVNGQIPMPTLEFTEGDTAEIIVHNRLKEPTALHWHGVFLPNKEDGVPYLTQMPIDPGATYTYRFPIIQNGTHWYHSHYGFQEQIGMYGSMIFHKKTGDSTFRKGIDNLPSVPVILSEWTDIMPHNIHRMLRNANDWSAIKKNAVQSYAEAIKAGHFKTKLVNEWKRMLAMDVSDVYYDKMLINGKNESQLSQFKAGDKVRLQLSNGGASTYFWVHYAGGKITIVANDGNDVEPVDVDRFILPPSETIDIVVTIPQQGTSYELLATSEDRTNATSLFIGEGKKQLAQPLGRLKYFEGMKMMNGMMRMNGSMNDMGMDMSLQQMDMNTVMYPEISGPALSPKEKRKQRQHKEQEQPDGSATEHAAHPASHEAMQDHAARERKDSTADHAQHSMQSAPAMPPAIVTLNYNMLKAPRKTVLPENAPVKELTFTLTGNMNRYVWSLDNKVVSETDKILIKKGEIVRIKLYNASMMRHPMHLHGHDFRVLNDKGEYAPLKNVIDIMPMETDVIEFEANVEGDWFFHCHILYHMMAGMGRIFTYQGQAANPYIPNPQKTIKKLYHDDRMFFLMAENEFASNGNFGSALYHNTRWALNAEWRLGYTGSRGHEIEANFGRFLGQMQWFRPFVGIEWRYKKDSHEERNMFGQSFSHDGKMRYTVGFAYTLPWLVVVQSQVDNRGIVRVELSREDIPLTRRLRGSFSFDTQREYMGGLRYIINRNLSVSANYNTEYGLGGGLVLTY; this comes from the coding sequence ATGAAACAACAACTAAAAATAGCAGGGTTCTTCTTACTCCTTACAATGGCGGTGTTGCACACAGCAGCGCAGCGCGTAAAGCGGTATGATCTCTATGTGACGGATACCATGGTAAATTATTCCGGTAAGCATAAAATGGCCATTGCCGTCAACGGGCAGATCCCCATGCCGACCCTGGAATTCACAGAAGGCGATACGGCGGAAATAATAGTGCACAACCGGCTTAAAGAGCCTACGGCGCTGCACTGGCACGGGGTGTTCCTTCCCAACAAAGAGGATGGTGTCCCCTATCTTACCCAGATGCCGATTGACCCGGGTGCTACCTATACCTACCGGTTCCCGATCATTCAAAACGGTACCCACTGGTATCACAGCCATTATGGCTTCCAGGAGCAGATCGGCATGTATGGCTCGATGATCTTTCATAAAAAAACCGGAGACAGCACTTTCAGAAAAGGCATCGACAATCTTCCTTCTGTTCCGGTGATCCTGAGTGAATGGACCGACATTATGCCACACAACATTCACCGGATGCTGCGCAATGCCAATGACTGGTCGGCCATAAAAAAGAACGCGGTACAAAGCTATGCCGAGGCAATAAAGGCCGGCCATTTCAAAACCAAGCTGGTGAATGAATGGAAACGTATGCTGGCTATGGATGTCAGTGATGTGTATTACGATAAGATGCTGATCAACGGGAAGAATGAAAGCCAGCTCTCTCAATTTAAAGCAGGTGATAAAGTACGGCTGCAGCTTTCCAATGGCGGCGCATCCACTTATTTCTGGGTGCACTATGCCGGAGGAAAAATTACCATCGTGGCCAATGACGGCAATGATGTGGAGCCTGTTGATGTGGACCGCTTTATTCTGCCGCCTTCAGAAACCATCGATATTGTGGTCACCATCCCGCAACAGGGCACTTCCTACGAACTGCTGGCCACATCGGAAGACCGCACTAATGCAACTTCCCTCTTCATCGGTGAAGGCAAAAAACAGCTGGCCCAACCGCTCGGCCGGCTTAAGTATTTTGAAGGTATGAAGATGATGAACGGCATGATGCGGATGAACGGGAGCATGAATGACATGGGCATGGACATGAGTCTGCAGCAGATGGATATGAATACGGTGATGTATCCCGAAATAAGCGGACCGGCCCTTTCGCCGAAAGAAAAAAGGAAGCAGCGGCAACATAAAGAGCAGGAGCAACCAGATGGAAGCGCAACGGAGCACGCGGCACATCCGGCCAGCCATGAGGCCATGCAGGATCATGCAGCCAGGGAGCGGAAAGACAGTACGGCGGACCATGCGCAACATTCCATGCAGTCCGCTCCGGCAATGCCCCCGGCCATCGTTACACTCAACTACAACATGCTGAAAGCCCCGCGTAAAACGGTATTACCAGAAAACGCGCCGGTTAAGGAGCTGACGTTTACACTTACGGGGAATATGAACCGTTATGTGTGGAGCCTCGACAATAAAGTCGTTTCTGAGACAGATAAAATTCTGATCAAAAAAGGCGAGATCGTCCGTATTAAATTATACAACGCTTCCATGATGCGCCACCCGATGCATTTGCACGGACACGATTTCCGGGTGCTGAATGATAAAGGGGAATATGCCCCGCTGAAGAACGTGATCGACATCATGCCCATGGAAACCGATGTGATCGAGTTTGAGGCCAATGTGGAAGGCGACTGGTTTTTCCACTGTCATATCCTCTATCATATGATGGCGGGGATGGGACGTATCTTTACCTACCAGGGGCAGGCCGCCAATCCCTACATTCCCAATCCGCAGAAAACCATCAAAAAGCTCTACCATGACGACCGGATGTTTTTCCTGATGGCAGAAAATGAATTTGCATCCAATGGCAATTTCGGGTCGGCCCTGTACCACAATACCCGCTGGGCGCTAAATGCCGAATGGCGGCTCGGATATACCGGAAGCAGGGGCCACGAGATAGAAGCCAACTTCGGCCGCTTCCTGGGGCAGATGCAGTGGTTCCGTCCTTTTGTCGGTATCGAATGGCGCTACAAGAAGGACAGCCATGAGGAACGGAATATGTTCGGACAGTCATTTAGCCACGACGGTAAAATGAGATACACGGTCGGCTTCGCCTATACCCTGCCCTGGCTGGTGGTGGTGCAAAGTCAGGTAGATAACCGGGGGATCGTACGCGTTGAATTAAGCAGGGAAGACATTCCGCTTACCCGGCGACTGAGGGGTTCCTTCTCTTTTGATACACAACGGGAGTACATGGGTGGCCTCCGGTATATCATTAACCGGAACCTCAGCGTATCCGCCAATTATAATACCGAATACGGATTGGGTGGCGGACTGGTATTAACGTATTAA
- a CDS encoding YceI family protein: MKQTISILSLTLLLAACGDASSDQAKTEEKKEAAAATGSSYVIDTVATTVDWKATHKGGLAPRFGIISVNDGSLSVENGAVTGGNFTVNVAGLKVDSASVTEPDKKPADLEAHLKSPDFFDVAKYPQAKFVITKVAPYDSTQQKSLLPGATNLISGNLTLKDSTLNVTFPAQVTITDNEVVARAKFTIDRTAWGIHYKTEGSPENWVISKDVEVGFNLKAAKK, from the coding sequence ATGAAGCAAACAATTTCAATCCTCAGCCTCACATTATTGTTGGCTGCCTGTGGCGATGCATCGAGTGACCAGGCAAAAACCGAAGAGAAAAAGGAAGCAGCAGCGGCTACCGGAAGTTCTTATGTTATCGATACTGTTGCCACTACTGTTGACTGGAAAGCTACCCACAAAGGAGGCCTCGCTCCCCGTTTTGGGATTATCAGTGTAAACGATGGCTCCCTCTCTGTAGAGAACGGCGCCGTTACAGGTGGTAACTTCACCGTAAATGTAGCCGGCTTAAAAGTAGACTCGGCATCTGTAACAGAGCCCGACAAAAAACCTGCAGACCTGGAAGCGCATCTGAAAAGTCCTGACTTTTTTGATGTAGCCAAATATCCGCAGGCCAAATTTGTGATCACCAAAGTGGCGCCTTACGACAGCACACAACAAAAAAGCCTGCTGCCCGGAGCTACCAACCTGATCAGCGGGAACCTTACTTTAAAAGACAGCACCCTGAATGTTACCTTCCCCGCACAGGTGACCATTACAGACAATGAAGTTGTTGCCCGCGCTAAATTCACGATCGACCGTACTGCATGGGGCATTCACTACAAAACAGAAGGCAGTCCTGAGAACTGGGTGATCAGTAAAGATGTGGAAGTAGGTTTCAACCTGAAAGCAGCAAAGAAGTAA
- a CDS encoding DUF417 family protein, which yields MNRLLSFLVQGRSGFVNLMRIAVFIVMAWIGGLKAFQYEADGIVPFVANSPLFQFFYKNPPPAYKAYKNPEGQVVNRNIQWHRENGTYVFSYGLGAFIILIGCLTLAGIWFPRTGVAGGLLTVGMALVTLTFLVTTPEAYVPALGGDAPTPHAGFPFLSGAGRLVVKDIIMMVGGLIVASEAAERVLKRRRP from the coding sequence ATGAACCGACTTCTTTCCTTTTTAGTGCAGGGCCGTTCCGGTTTTGTGAACCTGATGCGCATCGCTGTTTTTATAGTGATGGCCTGGATCGGCGGACTAAAGGCGTTCCAGTATGAGGCGGATGGTATCGTGCCCTTTGTGGCCAACAGCCCATTGTTCCAGTTCTTTTACAAAAACCCACCACCTGCATACAAAGCGTACAAAAATCCGGAAGGGCAGGTGGTAAACAGGAATATCCAGTGGCACCGCGAGAACGGAACCTATGTTTTTTCTTACGGGCTCGGAGCTTTCATTATCCTGATCGGATGTCTGACCCTGGCCGGTATCTGGTTTCCCCGTACCGGCGTTGCGGGAGGACTGCTGACCGTTGGTATGGCGCTTGTTACTTTGACCTTCCTGGTAACGACGCCGGAAGCCTATGTGCCGGCGCTGGGTGGTGATGCACCAACACCGCATGCGGGATTCCCTTTTTTATCCGGCGCAGGCAGACTGGTGGTAAAAGATATCATCATGATGGTGGGCGGACTGATCGTGGCTTCGGAGGCGGCAGAGCGGGTTTTGAAGCGACGGCGCCCCTGA